A DNA window from Streptomyces parvus contains the following coding sequences:
- a CDS encoding sugar ABC transporter permease, protein MTTAVPPAGSLDPAPPSPSGSSSSSSTGVPGKNARPTLKKPRRDGHSLLRWLFVLPALLYMALFFGYPLVRNVVMSFQRYTPTTYFTGEAPFTGLDNWRAVFSNELFADSLWHTAVFTVGSLTGQFTIGLALAVFFSRRFRLSGAIRAVLLLPWLVPMVVSAVVWRRMLDQDHGILNTALQAVGLADGGVPWLSSPSVALLSAIMVNIWIGIPFNMVILYGGLQEIPRELYEAASLDGASPWRTFRSVTLPLLRPVITVVLVLGFMSTVKILDLILALTSGGPADSTQTLGTVTYQLSFLQLDFGQGAVVGNVLIVISAVFAVLYLRANRADFGTGK, encoded by the coding sequence ATGACCACCGCCGTCCCCCCGGCCGGGTCCTTGGACCCCGCGCCGCCCTCCCCCTCCGGCTCTTCCTCCAGCTCCTCCACCGGCGTGCCCGGGAAGAACGCCCGCCCCACTCTCAAGAAGCCACGCCGCGACGGGCATTCGCTGCTGCGCTGGTTGTTCGTCCTGCCCGCGCTCCTCTACATGGCGCTGTTCTTCGGCTACCCGCTGGTGCGCAACGTCGTCATGAGCTTCCAGCGGTACACGCCGACGACCTACTTCACCGGCGAGGCCCCCTTCACCGGGCTGGACAACTGGCGCGCGGTGTTCTCCAACGAACTGTTCGCCGACTCGCTGTGGCACACCGCGGTCTTCACTGTCGGCTCGCTCACCGGCCAGTTCACCATCGGCCTCGCGCTCGCCGTCTTCTTCTCCCGCCGCTTCCGGCTCTCCGGCGCCATCCGGGCCGTCCTGCTGCTGCCCTGGCTGGTCCCCATGGTGGTATCCGCCGTCGTCTGGCGACGCATGCTCGACCAGGACCACGGCATCCTCAACACGGCCCTCCAGGCCGTCGGCCTGGCCGACGGCGGCGTGCCGTGGTTGAGCAGTCCCAGCGTGGCACTGCTCTCGGCCATCATGGTCAACATCTGGATCGGCATCCCGTTCAACATGGTGATCCTCTACGGCGGGCTCCAGGAGATCCCACGAGAGCTCTACGAGGCGGCGTCCCTGGACGGCGCCAGCCCGTGGCGCACGTTCCGCAGTGTCACATTGCCGCTGCTACGACCGGTGATCACCGTCGTACTGGTGCTCGGCTTCATGTCCACGGTGAAGATCCTCGACCTGATCCTGGCACTGACCTCGGGCGGCCCGGCCGACTCCACACAGACTCTGGGCACCGTCACCTATCAACTCTCCTTCCTCCAACTCGACTTCGGACAAGGTGCCGTCGTCGGCAACGTCCTCATCGTCATCAGCGCGGTCTTCGCCGTGCTCTACCTACGGGCCAACCGGGCCGACTTCGGAACGGGGAAGTGA
- a CDS encoding carbohydrate ABC transporter permease, with amino-acid sequence MKRPSTLRGPWNTTAALLILGLLLFPVYWMLNTALQPDTSIAATEWFPTSLSLSNFEAAISSQGKSLLTSLIVALGAVAVCLALAAPAAYGLAQFGLRGGRSIVFTTLITQMVPGIVIANALYSAYAELGLVNSYLGLIFADASLGLPFSIVLLRAFMVSIPGEVVEAALVDGANRFTAFVRIVLPMSRNALITAGLFTFLFAWSDFMFALTLNTTDDVRPITLGIYQFVGAHVSDWGAVMATAVLSAVPAAILLVLAQKYIAAGVSGGSIK; translated from the coding sequence ATGAAGCGGCCCTCGACCCTGCGCGGCCCCTGGAACACCACCGCCGCGCTGCTCATCCTCGGCTTGCTGCTCTTCCCGGTCTACTGGATGCTCAACACCGCGCTTCAGCCGGACACGAGCATCGCGGCGACCGAGTGGTTCCCCACCTCCCTCAGCCTGTCCAACTTCGAAGCGGCCATCAGCAGCCAGGGCAAGTCCCTCCTGACCAGCCTCATCGTGGCACTCGGCGCCGTCGCGGTCTGTCTGGCGCTGGCCGCCCCCGCGGCGTACGGGCTCGCGCAGTTCGGCCTGCGCGGCGGCCGGAGCATCGTCTTCACCACGCTCATCACCCAGATGGTGCCGGGCATCGTGATCGCCAACGCGCTGTACAGCGCCTACGCGGAACTGGGCCTCGTCAACTCCTATCTGGGGCTGATCTTCGCCGATGCGTCGCTGGGCCTGCCGTTCTCGATCGTGCTGCTGCGCGCGTTCATGGTGTCCATACCGGGTGAGGTCGTCGAGGCCGCGCTGGTCGACGGCGCGAACCGGTTCACGGCCTTCGTACGCATCGTGCTCCCGATGAGCCGCAACGCGCTGATCACCGCGGGCCTGTTCACGTTCCTGTTCGCCTGGTCGGACTTCATGTTCGCCCTGACTCTCAACACCACCGACGACGTCAGGCCGATCACCCTCGGCATCTACCAGTTCGTCGGGGCCCATGTCAGCGACTGGGGCGCCGTGATGGCCACCGCCGTGCTGTCGGCCGTACCCGCGGCGATCCTTCTCGTCCTCGCCCAGAAGTACATCGCCGCCGGGGTCTCCGGCGGCTCCATCAAGTGA
- a CDS encoding LacI family DNA-binding transcriptional regulator: protein MATIKDVARRAGVAPSTVSYVLSGSRKISQETRTAVRAAVEELGYHPRASARTLRSARSNVLALAVPRQPGKYRGTDGTFAIDISDAARDHGYDVVLITDLNGVAAMRRVVGSGMADAAVLMAVEERDQRAAVLREKEFPVVLLGRSEDEPGLPWVDLDWEAAVALALRETAAAGHRHIVFLSSAQHEIDSRRGYALRGLAGARLAARENTADIRVVPSSGEPEKLARALCEALAFRPAPTALVVQHLILLPHLLREVSAAGLRVPEDLAVVLVGSSPDDPGGRPLPRIELPVTEMSTAVVRLALDAVGTDGSVPPGEQPPHRLITPLMATGSVICPPSEPTS, encoded by the coding sequence GTGGCCACGATCAAGGACGTAGCGCGGCGGGCCGGAGTGGCCCCCAGCACCGTTTCGTACGTACTGAGCGGCTCCCGCAAGATCTCCCAGGAGACCCGGACCGCGGTCCGCGCCGCCGTCGAGGAACTCGGCTACCACCCGCGGGCCAGCGCGCGTACGCTGCGCAGCGCCCGCAGCAACGTCCTGGCACTTGCCGTGCCCCGGCAGCCCGGCAAGTACCGGGGCACGGACGGCACGTTCGCCATAGACATCAGCGACGCGGCACGCGACCACGGTTACGACGTCGTGCTGATCACCGATCTGAACGGTGTCGCGGCCATGCGCCGTGTCGTCGGCAGCGGAATGGCCGACGCGGCCGTGCTCATGGCCGTGGAGGAGCGGGACCAGCGCGCCGCCGTCTTGCGCGAGAAGGAGTTCCCCGTCGTGCTGCTCGGCCGCAGCGAGGACGAGCCCGGTCTGCCCTGGGTCGATCTCGACTGGGAGGCCGCCGTGGCCCTCGCCCTGCGGGAGACCGCGGCGGCCGGTCACCGGCACATCGTCTTCCTGTCGTCCGCCCAGCACGAGATCGACTCCCGGCGCGGCTACGCCCTGCGGGGTCTGGCCGGCGCCCGGCTCGCCGCCCGCGAGAACACCGCCGACATCCGGGTCGTTCCCTCCAGCGGCGAGCCCGAGAAGCTGGCTCGCGCGCTGTGTGAGGCGCTGGCCTTCCGGCCCGCTCCCACCGCGCTCGTCGTCCAGCACCTGATCCTGTTGCCCCACCTGCTGCGCGAGGTCTCCGCCGCCGGACTGCGCGTGCCGGAAGATCTGGCCGTCGTCCTCGTCGGCAGTTCCCCCGATGACCCGGGCGGGCGGCCACTGCCCCGTATCGAACTTCCCGTGACGGAGATGTCCACCGCCGTGGTCCGGCTCGCGCTCGATGCCGTGGGCACAGACGGTTCCGTCCCGCCGGGAGAACAACCCCCGCACCGGCTGATCACCCCCCTGATGGCGACGGGAAGCGTGATCTGCCCTCCTTCGGAGCCGACTTCGTGA
- a CDS encoding sugar ABC transporter substrate-binding protein — MRRPRGIRVIAAATAALVPVTLGLTGCAATPDPGTVTVLNSATDAAEHDANQKFLDRCARPLGLKVEQISVPADTVASKALRMASSDSLTDILELDGSELPQFAETGGLRPLEEVGLDTAGFSDSATSLGSFEGTQYAVARSVNSLALLYNKDLLRAADVEPPTTWAELRAAAKKLTSGNTYGMAFSASPNADGVYQFLPFFWSGGGDEVRLDNGKGEAALTLWKELMGDGSVSKSVVNWNQQDVNDQFVAGRAAMMINGPWQVPVLSAQDKVDWAVATIPVPRAGQDAVAPIGGTVMAVPKSDDSGREKNAGKILTCLNSERNQLAWGESVNNVPTRASAAASYAEKHPELAPFVDLVATARSRTAKVGTRWPVVNDALAGAFQSVLTGRAGPEAALKNAQRQASAGEK; from the coding sequence ATGCGACGCCCAAGAGGCATACGGGTGATCGCGGCCGCCACAGCCGCGCTCGTCCCTGTGACACTGGGTCTGACGGGGTGCGCCGCCACCCCCGACCCGGGCACCGTCACGGTGCTCAACTCGGCCACCGACGCGGCCGAGCACGACGCGAACCAGAAGTTCCTCGACCGCTGCGCGAGGCCGCTGGGCCTGAAGGTCGAACAGATCAGCGTGCCTGCGGACACCGTCGCCTCGAAGGCTCTGCGGATGGCGTCCTCCGACTCACTCACCGACATCCTGGAACTGGACGGCTCGGAACTTCCCCAGTTCGCGGAGACCGGAGGGCTGCGCCCCCTGGAGGAAGTGGGCCTGGACACCGCCGGATTCTCCGACAGCGCCACCTCGCTGGGAAGCTTCGAGGGGACGCAGTACGCCGTGGCCCGTTCGGTGAACTCCCTCGCGCTGCTCTACAACAAAGACCTGTTGCGCGCAGCGGACGTCGAACCGCCCACTACCTGGGCCGAGTTGAGGGCGGCAGCGAAGAAGCTGACGTCGGGCAACACGTACGGCATGGCCTTCAGCGCCAGCCCGAACGCCGACGGCGTCTACCAGTTCCTGCCGTTCTTCTGGTCAGGCGGCGGCGACGAGGTGCGGCTGGACAACGGTAAGGGAGAAGCCGCCCTGACGCTGTGGAAGGAGCTGATGGGTGACGGATCCGTGTCGAAGTCGGTCGTCAACTGGAACCAGCAGGATGTGAACGACCAGTTCGTCGCGGGCCGCGCGGCCATGATGATCAACGGGCCGTGGCAGGTGCCGGTGCTCAGCGCGCAGGACAAGGTCGACTGGGCCGTCGCCACCATCCCCGTCCCCCGGGCCGGCCAGGACGCGGTCGCGCCGATCGGCGGCACGGTGATGGCCGTTCCGAAGAGCGACGACAGCGGACGCGAGAAGAACGCGGGGAAGATCCTCACCTGCCTGAACAGCGAGCGGAACCAACTCGCCTGGGGCGAGTCGGTGAACAACGTGCCCACCAGGGCGTCCGCGGCGGCCTCGTACGCCGAGAAGCACCCCGAACTGGCCCCGTTCGTCGATCTGGTGGCCACGGCACGCTCCCGTACCGCCAAGGTCGGCACCCGCTGGCCGGTGGTCAACGACGCGCTCGCCGGAGCCTTCCAGTCGGTGCTGACCGGCAGGGCGGGGCCGGAAGCGGCTCTGAAGAACGCGCAACGACAGGCATCGGCCGGGGAGAAGTGA